In the Acidovorax sp. A79 genome, one interval contains:
- a CDS encoding helix-turn-helix transcriptional regulator has product MQRTATQTTPIQAGPGPSDVRPYRERLLRIDDVCFMTGLGRSTIYAKVKAGDFPSAVQLHGTSVAWRETEVDAWIAARPAVGATPPAPAAPPAKPVKPGRAARAPRPARAAAMGAPI; this is encoded by the coding sequence ATGCAAAGAACAGCCACGCAAACCACACCCATCCAAGCCGGTCCCGGCCCGTCCGATGTGCGCCCGTACCGCGAGCGCTTGCTACGTATTGACGATGTGTGCTTTATGACCGGCCTTGGCCGCAGCACCATCTACGCCAAGGTCAAGGCCGGAGACTTCCCCAGCGCCGTGCAACTGCACGGCACCAGCGTGGCGTGGCGCGAAACCGAGGTGGACGCCTGGATCGCCGCGCGTCCTGCGGTGGGCGCCACACCTCCGGCACCAGCCGCACCACCCGCCAAACCCGTCAAGCCAGGCCGTGCAGCCCGCGCGCCCCGGCCCGCACGCGCTGCAGCCATGGGAGCGCCAATCTGA
- a CDS encoding DUF4062 domain-containing protein, whose translation MAITRKIVKVFLASPGDLVDERKTARTIVDEFNSQLAEALGYQVELVGWEDTLPGLGRPQEIINRDLDGCDFFVGMLWKRWGTPPGTEPYTSGFEEEFYRAMARHEKEGRPAISLLLKEIDAASLADPGIHLSQVQKFKNQVFAERKLLAGTFTDARDFETKFRKCIQGYVIGLNAEEKATASEKDQAPLVEQDQESLQKDSKSDSITPNAVEGALFLGDFAAAIENVPDGQALSPEEVARVRLLASISATHSNDQHSLGTHDANLLYKARAKFPFGRRELLKLLDAGLDHSDDANVPLWHWLKAVNGFRGNRLPICSVVGPTDRRIRALKAMSLICEPIAEEKEFGRKDFIRFWLSERAESTLKVAALGYLGACGKTSDLPTIQEEFARNETQTAGAAVDAIVRITLRENRSAALNVLITLQPSAVARDLLNMLFEDETEFDNDILLRSLNHRCSLVRAFGAKLLRSRKALTVSMSELLLEDDDAEVRHEAMQALIATGRPFSLAQASALLVRNDKTQTARGLLAMSRKDMVGEYYFERYRKQYFDALPTAQLEEQERSEFLDLDSYFSLARRDFQTRGDDLRNAVSDQFKTRFNAVIDDLAKLHGSATDLVESARNLGPFLCGKFTREALNIICNQRNPADLTLVRSILSDSKIEYSSFDLQYLADCGEWCDIPLIIELLERPDYSGMFKGILLVDSNPREEEAARALYSLGGDRLEDLLVFSMPASLLARLVALIPDDVFLHLSNRIIMSLLRSENEEVRRVTSLKFACIFPRRKTQQFLEKYMSADQAYYNVIHWLDFSISVPRERMVHAAGRLIAKT comes from the coding sequence ATGGCGATCACAAGAAAAATTGTCAAGGTATTTCTGGCTTCCCCGGGCGACCTGGTTGATGAACGTAAAACTGCGAGAACCATCGTCGACGAGTTCAATAGCCAGTTAGCAGAAGCGCTTGGGTATCAAGTTGAACTTGTTGGCTGGGAAGACACCCTGCCAGGCTTGGGCCGACCACAGGAGATTATTAATCGTGACCTTGACGGATGTGACTTCTTTGTGGGGATGCTTTGGAAGCGGTGGGGCACGCCTCCCGGCACGGAGCCTTACACGTCGGGATTTGAGGAAGAGTTCTATCGAGCCATGGCTCGGCACGAAAAAGAAGGTCGACCTGCGATCAGCCTTTTGCTTAAGGAAATTGATGCAGCGTCCCTCGCTGACCCCGGTATTCATCTCTCCCAAGTCCAAAAATTTAAGAATCAGGTTTTCGCTGAGAGAAAGCTCTTGGCCGGCACATTCACTGACGCACGAGATTTCGAAACGAAATTTCGTAAGTGCATTCAAGGCTACGTAATTGGACTAAATGCAGAAGAAAAGGCAACCGCATCCGAAAAGGATCAAGCACCTTTGGTTGAGCAAGACCAAGAGTCTTTGCAAAAAGATTCAAAATCTGATTCGATAACTCCGAACGCCGTAGAGGGAGCACTCTTCCTCGGCGATTTTGCCGCCGCTATTGAAAATGTGCCTGATGGACAGGCTCTTTCGCCTGAAGAAGTTGCACGAGTCAGACTACTTGCAAGTATTTCAGCAACGCACTCGAACGATCAGCATTCGCTGGGAACACACGACGCAAACCTCCTCTATAAAGCTCGGGCCAAATTTCCCTTTGGTCGTCGTGAGCTTCTGAAGTTACTTGATGCTGGGCTTGATCACTCCGATGACGCCAACGTACCGCTTTGGCACTGGCTTAAGGCAGTCAATGGATTTAGGGGTAATAGGCTGCCCATCTGTTCCGTTGTTGGACCTACTGATCGGCGGATTCGCGCATTAAAAGCAATGAGCTTAATTTGCGAACCAATAGCCGAAGAGAAGGAGTTTGGGCGAAAAGATTTTATTCGCTTTTGGCTATCCGAGCGCGCTGAAAGTACGTTGAAAGTTGCAGCACTGGGGTATCTAGGTGCATGTGGTAAGACATCAGACCTTCCTACTATTCAGGAAGAGTTCGCAAGGAATGAGACCCAAACGGCCGGCGCTGCGGTTGATGCCATTGTGCGAATCACTCTGCGTGAAAACAGAAGCGCTGCACTGAATGTACTTATTACATTGCAACCGAGTGCAGTAGCGCGAGATCTTCTCAATATGCTTTTTGAAGATGAGACTGAATTCGACAACGACATCTTGCTACGCAGTTTGAATCATCGATGTTCATTAGTTCGGGCATTCGGAGCCAAGCTGCTGCGCAGTCGAAAAGCGCTTACTGTCAGTATGAGCGAACTCTTGCTAGAGGATGACGATGCAGAAGTTCGTCACGAGGCCATGCAGGCGCTAATTGCAACTGGACGGCCATTTTCCTTAGCTCAAGCCAGCGCTTTACTCGTGCGCAACGACAAGACGCAAACAGCGAGAGGTTTGTTGGCAATGAGTCGAAAAGATATGGTGGGAGAGTATTATTTTGAACGTTATAGAAAGCAGTACTTTGATGCGCTCCCAACTGCGCAGCTCGAAGAACAAGAGCGCTCTGAATTTCTTGATTTAGATTCCTATTTTAGCCTCGCGCGGCGTGATTTCCAGACTCGCGGTGATGACTTGCGCAACGCGGTCAGCGATCAATTCAAGACCCGCTTCAATGCGGTGATTGATGATCTAGCCAAGTTGCATGGTAGTGCAACCGATCTAGTGGAGAGTGCTCGGAATCTTGGGCCATTTCTATGCGGAAAATTCACGCGTGAAGCATTGAATATTATATGCAACCAACGAAATCCGGCTGATCTGACGCTTGTGAGATCAATCCTCTCAGACAGTAAGATCGAATATTCATCGTTCGATCTGCAGTATTTGGCTGATTGCGGAGAATGGTGTGATATTCCATTGATCATTGAGCTGCTAGAGCGTCCGGATTATAGCGGTATGTTTAAAGGAATATTGCTTGTCGATTCAAATCCAAGAGAGGAAGAGGCAGCGCGCGCATTATATTCTCTTGGGGGGGATAGGCTCGAAGATCTATTGGTTTTTTCGATGCCAGCGTCCCTGCTTGCACGTCTCGTTGCATTGATTCCAGATGACGTATTTTTACATCTGAGTAATAGAATAATTATGTCTCTTTTGCGTTCGGAAAATGAGGAGGTGCGGAGGGTAACTTCTCTGAAGTTCGCCTGCATTTTTCCGCGACGTAAGACTCAGCAGTTTCTTGAAAAGTACATGTCTGCGGATCAGGCCTATTACAACGTCATTCACTGGCTCGATTTCAGTATTTCTGTTCCCCGGGAAAGAATGGTGCATGCGGCAGGACGATTGATAGCGAAAACCTAG
- a CDS encoding tyrosine-type recombinase/integrase has product MKLTDTKLRTLTEPGKHSDGLGLYLEVTKAGGRYWRMKYRFAGKEKRLAFGVYPDVTLKAAREAATKARRLLQDNQDPGEARKEEKARVIHESRNTLEVVARDWLEHQRGRWEPVTMGRIQASLENDIFPALGSRPMATLKARDVMEAVKAIEARGAADQAGRVLQRVKAIYRWAVTHQRIDSNPMLDLVPSEILKPRTVQHRAALSEKELPEFMRRLAAYEGAPAIVLGLRLLMLTACRPGEVRGARWAEFDLKAALWTIPAERMKMREEHRVPLSQQALEVLDKIDAISGGRELVFPSPYYPSKPLSENTFNSALARMGYKTMATAHGFRALFSTVANEHGWNPDVIERQLAHKERNEIRAAYHRTTYMADRTKLMQWWADYLHAAGARKG; this is encoded by the coding sequence TTGAAACTCACCGACACGAAGCTACGCACCCTCACCGAGCCCGGCAAACATTCAGACGGCCTGGGCCTCTATCTTGAAGTCACCAAGGCGGGCGGGCGCTACTGGCGCATGAAGTACCGTTTCGCCGGGAAGGAAAAGCGCCTCGCCTTCGGCGTCTACCCGGACGTGACATTGAAGGCAGCACGTGAAGCGGCCACCAAGGCCCGCCGCCTGCTGCAAGATAACCAAGACCCAGGCGAAGCCCGCAAGGAGGAAAAGGCGCGGGTCATCCACGAAAGCCGCAACACGCTGGAGGTGGTGGCCCGCGACTGGCTGGAGCACCAGCGCGGCCGCTGGGAGCCCGTGACGATGGGCCGCATTCAGGCATCGCTGGAGAACGACATTTTTCCGGCGCTGGGTTCAAGGCCCATGGCCACGTTGAAGGCGCGCGACGTAATGGAGGCAGTAAAGGCCATCGAGGCGCGCGGTGCGGCCGACCAGGCCGGCCGCGTGCTGCAGCGGGTGAAGGCCATCTACCGCTGGGCCGTCACACACCAGCGCATCGACAGCAACCCCATGCTCGATCTGGTGCCCTCTGAAATCCTCAAGCCGCGCACTGTGCAGCACCGCGCCGCGTTGTCCGAGAAAGAGCTGCCCGAGTTCATGCGAAGGCTCGCCGCCTATGAGGGCGCGCCCGCCATCGTGCTGGGCCTGCGGCTGCTGATGCTCACTGCATGCAGGCCGGGCGAAGTGCGGGGCGCGCGCTGGGCTGAATTCGACCTCAAGGCAGCGCTGTGGACCATCCCGGCCGAACGCATGAAGATGCGCGAGGAACACCGCGTGCCCCTGTCCCAGCAGGCCCTCGAAGTGCTGGACAAGATCGACGCCATCAGCGGCGGCCGCGAGCTGGTGTTCCCCAGTCCCTACTACCCCAGCAAGCCACTGAGCGAGAACACCTTCAATTCAGCCCTGGCCCGCATGGGCTACAAGACCATGGCCACGGCCCATGGCTTCCGCGCCCTGTTCTCGACCGTGGCCAACGAACACGGATGGAACCCCGACGTGATAGAGCGGCAGCTCGCGCACAAGGAGCGCAACGAGATACGGGCCGCATACCACCGCACCACGTACATGGCCGACCGCACGAAGCTGATGCAGTGGTGGGCTGACTACCTGCACGCCGCAGGCGCCCGCAAGGGCTGA
- a CDS encoding tyrosine-type recombinase/integrase, giving the protein MARDWIEHQSARWEPVTMGRIQASLENDIFPALGSRPMASLKARDVMDAVKQVEARGAADQAGRVLQRVKAIYRWAVTHQRIETSPMLDLVPSEILKPRTVQHRAALAEKELPEFMRKLAAYDGAPSIVLGLRMLMLMLTACRPGEVRGARWVEFDRKAALWTIPAERMKMREEHRVPLSKQALDVLAKIEAISGGRELVFPSPYYPSKPLSENTFNSALARMGYKSIATAHGFRALFSTVANEHGWNPDVIERQLAHREQNEIRAAYHRTTYMADRTKLMQW; this is encoded by the coding sequence ATGGCCCGCGACTGGATCGAACACCAGTCAGCCCGTTGGGAGCCGGTCACCATGGGCCGCATACAGGCCTCACTCGAAAACGATATCTTTCCCGCGCTGGGTTCGCGCCCCATGGCCAGCCTGAAAGCCCGGGACGTCATGGATGCAGTCAAACAGGTGGAAGCACGCGGCGCGGCCGATCAGGCCGGCCGAGTGCTGCAGCGCGTGAAGGCCATCTACCGCTGGGCCGTCACGCACCAGCGCATCGAGACCAGCCCCATGCTCGATCTGGTGCCCTCGGAAATTCTCAAACCCCGCACGGTCCAACACCGGGCCGCCCTGGCGGAAAAAGAGCTGCCCGAGTTCATGCGCAAGCTCGCTGCCTATGACGGGGCCCCGAGCATCGTGCTGGGCCTGCGCATGCTCATGCTCATGCTCACGGCCTGCAGGCCCGGGGAAGTGCGTGGCGCGCGCTGGGTGGAGTTCGACCGCAAGGCGGCGCTGTGGACCATCCCCGCAGAGCGCATGAAGATGCGCGAGGAACACCGCGTGCCCCTGTCCAAACAGGCCCTCGACGTGCTGGCCAAGATCGAGGCCATCAGCGGCGGCCGCGAGCTGGTGTTCCCCAGCCCCTACTACCCCAGCAAGCCACTGAGCGAGAACACCTTCAACTCAGCGCTCGCGCGCATGGGCTACAAGAGCATCGCCACGGCCCACGGGTTCAGGGCCTTGTTCTCGACTGTGGCCAACGAACACGGATGGAATCCCGATGTCATCGAGAGGCAGCTCGCGCACCGGGAGCAAAACGAAATCCGGGCCGCGTATCACCGGACCACGTACATGGCGGACCGGACGAAGTTGATGCAGTGGTAG